From Drosophila subpulchrella strain 33 F10 #4 breed RU33 unplaced genomic scaffold, RU_Dsub_v1.1 Primary Assembly Seq354, whole genome shotgun sequence, the proteins below share one genomic window:
- the LOC119560324 gene encoding homeobox protein bagpipe — MLNMESAGVSSAMAGLSKSLTTPFSINDILTRSNPESRRMSSVDTEPETEKLKSTDRERSTSKSPPLCCRDLSLYKLAQSKEMQGANPRPTANYLQYYAAAMDNNNHHSHQNHHHQATGTSNSSAADYMQRKLAYFGSTLAAPLDMRRCTSNDSDCDSPPPLSSSPSESPLSHDGSGLSRKKRSRAAFSHAQVFELERRFAQQRYLSGPERSEMAKSLRLTETQVKIWFQNRRYKTKRKQIQQHEAALLGASKRVPVQVLVREDGSTTYAHMSAAGAGHGLDPALINIYRHQLQLAYGGLPLPQMQMPFPYFYPQHKVPQPIPPPTQSSSFVTASSASSSPVPLPLPGAVRPQRTPCPSPNGQVMSVESGAESVHSAAEDGDENVEID; from the exons atgttGAATATGGAAAGTGCGGGTGTGAGTTCTGCGATGGCGGGCCTGAGCAAATCCCTGACAACGCCCTTCTCCATCAACGACATCCTGACGCGCAGCAATCCGGAATCGCGTCGCATGTCCAGCGTGGACACAGAGCCGGAAACGGAAAAGCTAAAGTCCACCGATCGCGAGCGATCCACCTCAAAGTCACCGCCCCTCTGCTGCCGAGATCTCAGCCTGTACAAACTAGCCCAATCCAAGGAGATGCAGGGAGCAAATCCCAGGCCTACAGCAAACTATCTGCAGTACTATGCGGCGGCGATGGACAACAATAACCATCATAGCCATCAAAACCATCATCACCAGGCAACGGGCACCTCGAACTCCAGTGCCGCGGACTACATGCAGCGCAAATTGGCCTACTTTGGATCCACCCTCGCAGCGCCCTTGGACATGAGGCGCTGCACCAGCAACGATTCCG ACTGCGACTCACCGCCTCCATTGAGCAGTTCGCCCTCCGAATCGCCACTTTCCCATGACGGCAGTGGTCTTAGCCGCAAAAAGCGGTCGCGTGCCGCTTTTAGCCATGCCCAGGTCTTCGAATTGGAGCGCCGTTTCGCCCAACAGCGCTACCTGTCTGGCCCAGAGCGCAGCGAGATGGCCAAGAGCCTGCGGTTGACGGAGACCCAGGTGAAGATATGGTTCCAGAACCGTCGCTACAAGACCAAGCGCAAGCAGATCCAGCAGCACGAGGCCGCTCTCCTGGGGGCCAGCAAGAGGGTGCCCGTCCAGGTCCTTGTGCGGGAGGACGGCAGCACCACCTACGCCCACATGTCCGCTGCGGGGGCGGGGCACGGCCTGGATCCCGCCCTGATCAACATATACCGCCACCAGCTGCAGCTGGCTTACGGCGGACTGCCGCTGCCCCAGATGCAGATGCCCTTCCCGTACTTCTATCCGCAGCACAAGGTGCCGCAGCCCATCCCGCCGCCCACTCAGTCGTCCAGCTTCGTGACCGCCTCCTCGGCCTCCTCTTCACCCGTTCCCCTCCCCCTGCCGGGCGCAGTGCGTCCGCAGCGAACCCCCTGTCCCAGTCCCAACGGCCAGGTGATGAGTGTGGAAAGCGGAGCCGAGAGCGTTCACTCGGCGGCGGAGGATGGCGACGAGAATGTGGAGATCGACTAG